The following proteins are co-located in the Gossypium hirsutum isolate 1008001.06 chromosome A02, Gossypium_hirsutum_v2.1, whole genome shotgun sequence genome:
- the LOC107940160 gene encoding pentatricopeptide repeat-containing protein At1g12300, mitochondrial isoform X3, with amino-acid sequence MNSCCQLKQMSSGFCVFGEIIKRGFEPDLVTVSILLKGMCADGKVLDAVQVFDKMCERGFQGDGVIYGILINGLCSFGHPGMALELHRKMENSNCQGTLLTFSMVIDAFCKDGMVDEAASVFSEMVLKQISPDAVVYGSLIHGFCRLGRLKEAVNVFDEMVSRGLTPDLIMYNTLIHGFCQVGMWGEAVKIFNRMVENGISPDVVTFTTLIDSLGKEGKTGEAQRILDLMIRRGAKPDIRTYNSLLSGLCSNGHLDEATKLFGLIVDQGLKLDAFSYNIMISGYCKSWKMDEAFELFQKMHDNGIKPTIVTYNTLIGMLFQEGQVSTAEKMFNEMHVYGQSPALSTYTVMLDGLCKHGHIEEALDLFHSLESTNKKLSIEHFSILIDGMWRAGKSEEARKMFTEISEKGLSLDVVTYNIMLSGLCKQSMSLEANKLLMEMEEKGCIPDSISFNTLIHGLLREKEVEKAMNRLEEMRRRNFSADEGVTSLLLRLAMKDEQCRAALESLPEVI; translated from the coding sequence ATGAATAGTTGCTGTCAATTAAAACAAATGAGCTCTGGGTTTTGTGTTTTTGGTGAGATTATAAAGAGGGGATTTGAGCCTGATTTGGTTACTGTTAGCATTTTGTTGAAGGGTATGTGTGCGGATGGTAAGGTTTTAGATGCAGTTCAAGTATTTGATAAAATGTGTGAAAGAGGGTTTCAAGGGGACGGTGTTATATATGGGATTCTAATTAACGGGCTTTGTTCTTTTGGTCATCCGGGTATGGCTCTAGAATTGCACAGGAAGATGGAAAATAGTAACTGTCAAGGGACTTTGCTGACGTTTAGTATGGTTATTGATGCTTTTTGTAAAGATGGGATGGTTGATGAGGCAGCGAGTGTGTTTTCCGAAATGGTTTTGAAACAAATTAGTCCTGATGCTGTTGTTTATGGTTCTTTGATCCATGGGTTTTGTCGTCTAGGTAGGTTGAAAGAAGCTGTTAATGTTTTTGATGAAATGGTTAGTCGAGGACTCACTCCGGATTTGATCATGTATAACACTTTGATTCATGGTTTTTGCCAAGTGGGAATGTGGGGAGAAGCTGTGAAAATTTTCAATCGGATGGTTGAAAATGGAATTTCTCCGGATGTGGTAACCTTCACAACTTTGATAGATTCTCTAGGCAAAGAAGGAAAGACAGGAGAAGCTCAAAGGATACTTGATTTGATGATTCGACGGGGGGCGAAGCCAGACATACGAACTTATAATTCACTCTTGAGTGGATTATGTTCAAACGGTCACTTAGATGAGGCAACCAAACTCTTTGGTTTGATAGTTGATCAAGGTCTTAAGCTTGACGCATTTAGCTACAATATAATGATTAGTGGCTATTGCAAGAGTTGGAAGATGGATGAAGCTTTTGAACTCTTTCAGAAGATGCATGACAATGGAATTAAGCCGACTATAGTGACTTACAACACACTCATAGGAATGCTTTTCCAAGAAGGGCAAGTGAGCACTGCAGAAAAGATGTTTAATGAGATGCATGTTTATGGTCAGTCTCCAGCGTTATCTACATATACTGTCATGTTGGATGGGCTATGCAAGCATGGCCACATTGAGGAGGCTCTTGATCTCTTTCATTCGCTTGAAAGTACCAATAAAAAACTGAGCATTGAACATTTCAGCATACTAATTGATGGAATGTGGAGAGCTGGAAAATCAGAAGAAGCTAGGAAAATGTTTACTGAAATTTCTGAGAAAGGGTTGTCTCTTGATGTTGTAACATATAACATAATGCTCAGCGGCCTCTGCAAGCAAAGTATGTCACTGGAAGCCAATAAATTGCTCATGGAAATGGAAGAAAAAGGCTGCATACCCGACTCGATCTCATTTAATACCCTTATTCATGGACTCTTACGTGAAAAGGAGGTTGAAAAAGCAATGAATCGTTTGGAAGAAATGCGCAGAAGGAATTTCTCAGCAGATGAAGGAGTCACTTCATTACTGCTACGCCTTGCCATGAAGGATGAACAATGTCGTGCAGCTCTCGAGTCCCTTCCAGAGGTTATCTGA
- the LOC107940182 gene encoding 40S ribosomal protein S15-4 has product MADVETEVAAAGVPKKRTFKKFSFRGVDLDALLDMSTDELVKLFPARARRRFQRGLKRKPMALIKKLRKAKREAPPGEKPEPVRTHLRNMIIVPEMIGSIIGVYNGKTFNQVEIKPEMISHYLAEFSISYKPVKHGRPGIGATHSSRFIPLK; this is encoded by the exons ATG GCGGATGTTGAGACGGAGGTAGCGGCGGCTGGAGTGCCCAAGAAGAGAACATTCAAGAAGTTTAGCTTCAGAGGTGTTGATTTGGATGCTCTCCTTGATATGTCCACTGATGAGCTTGTCAAGCTCTTTCCTGCCCGTGCTCGCAGAAG gttCCAGAGGGGTCTCAAGAGAAAGCCCATGGCTTTAATCAAGAAACTTCGCAAGGCG AAAAGGGAGGCTCCACCAGGTGAGAAGCCAGAACCAGTCAGAACCCACCTCCGAAATATGATCATCGTACCCGAAATGATTGGTAGCATTATCGGTGTGTACAATGGCAAGACATTCAATCAGGTTGAGATCAAGCCCGAAATGATCAGCCATTACCTTGCTGAGTTCTCTATTTCGTACAAGCCAGTTAAGCACGGGAGACCCGGTATCGGTGCTACTCATTCTTCAAGGTTCATCCCTCTGAAGTGA
- the LOC107940160 gene encoding pentatricopeptide repeat-containing protein At1g63330 isoform X1, with translation MLLKSKAYSNHAVQGTTKALSSLSSLFTKDPLQSSSLIPKPRVQNPRKPLLLCPNEFEYFVRRQCKSGKITLHDALTYFDKLVTTEPSPLIQTFNIVLDSVSKLKCNSNVFSMYRKLNVEGIKPNLYTLSILMNSCCQLKQMSSGFCVFGEIIKRGFEPDLVTVSILLKGMCADGKVLDAVQVFDKMCERGFQGDGVIYGILINGLCSFGHPGMALELHRKMENSNCQGTLLTFSMVIDAFCKDGMVDEAASVFSEMVLKQISPDAVVYGSLIHGFCRLGRLKEAVNVFDEMVSRGLTPDLIMYNTLIHGFCQVGMWGEAVKIFNRMVENGISPDVVTFTTLIDSLGKEGKTGEAQRILDLMIRRGAKPDIRTYNSLLSGLCSNGHLDEATKLFGLIVDQGLKLDAFSYNIMISGYCKSWKMDEAFELFQKMHDNGIKPTIVTYNTLIGMLFQEGQVSTAEKMFNEMHVYGQSPALSTYTVMLDGLCKHGHIEEALDLFHSLESTNKKLSIEHFSILIDGMWRAGKSEEARKMFTEISEKGLSLDVVTYNIMLSGLCKQSMSLEANKLLMEMEEKGCIPDSISFNTLIHGLLREKEVEKAMNRLEEMRRRNFSADEGVTSLLLRLAMKDEQCRAALESLPEVI, from the coding sequence ATGTTGCTCAAGAGCAAAGCTTATTCTAACCATGCAGTTCAAGGAACAACCAAAGCACTCAGCTCCCTCTCCTCTCTATTCACCAAAGACCCTCTTCAAAGCTCTTCATTGATACCCAAACCCAGAGTCCAGAACCCACGAAAACCCCTCCTTTTGTGTCCCAACGAGTTCGAGTATTTCGTCAGGCGTCAATGTAAATCAGGTAAAATCACCCTCCACGATGCACTCACTTACTTTGACAAGTTAGTAACAACTGAACCTTCCCCATTGATTCAAACGTTTAATATTGTATTGGATTCAGTTTCAAAGCTTAAATGCAATTCAAATGTGTTTTCAATGTATAGGAAGTTGAATGTTGAAGGGATTAAACCAAATTTGTATACTTTAAGCATTTTGATGAATAGTTGCTGTCAATTAAAACAAATGAGCTCTGGGTTTTGTGTTTTTGGTGAGATTATAAAGAGGGGATTTGAGCCTGATTTGGTTACTGTTAGCATTTTGTTGAAGGGTATGTGTGCGGATGGTAAGGTTTTAGATGCAGTTCAAGTATTTGATAAAATGTGTGAAAGAGGGTTTCAAGGGGACGGTGTTATATATGGGATTCTAATTAACGGGCTTTGTTCTTTTGGTCATCCGGGTATGGCTCTAGAATTGCACAGGAAGATGGAAAATAGTAACTGTCAAGGGACTTTGCTGACGTTTAGTATGGTTATTGATGCTTTTTGTAAAGATGGGATGGTTGATGAGGCAGCGAGTGTGTTTTCCGAAATGGTTTTGAAACAAATTAGTCCTGATGCTGTTGTTTATGGTTCTTTGATCCATGGGTTTTGTCGTCTAGGTAGGTTGAAAGAAGCTGTTAATGTTTTTGATGAAATGGTTAGTCGAGGACTCACTCCGGATTTGATCATGTATAACACTTTGATTCATGGTTTTTGCCAAGTGGGAATGTGGGGAGAAGCTGTGAAAATTTTCAATCGGATGGTTGAAAATGGAATTTCTCCGGATGTGGTAACCTTCACAACTTTGATAGATTCTCTAGGCAAAGAAGGAAAGACAGGAGAAGCTCAAAGGATACTTGATTTGATGATTCGACGGGGGGCGAAGCCAGACATACGAACTTATAATTCACTCTTGAGTGGATTATGTTCAAACGGTCACTTAGATGAGGCAACCAAACTCTTTGGTTTGATAGTTGATCAAGGTCTTAAGCTTGACGCATTTAGCTACAATATAATGATTAGTGGCTATTGCAAGAGTTGGAAGATGGATGAAGCTTTTGAACTCTTTCAGAAGATGCATGACAATGGAATTAAGCCGACTATAGTGACTTACAACACACTCATAGGAATGCTTTTCCAAGAAGGGCAAGTGAGCACTGCAGAAAAGATGTTTAATGAGATGCATGTTTATGGTCAGTCTCCAGCGTTATCTACATATACTGTCATGTTGGATGGGCTATGCAAGCATGGCCACATTGAGGAGGCTCTTGATCTCTTTCATTCGCTTGAAAGTACCAATAAAAAACTGAGCATTGAACATTTCAGCATACTAATTGATGGAATGTGGAGAGCTGGAAAATCAGAAGAAGCTAGGAAAATGTTTACTGAAATTTCTGAGAAAGGGTTGTCTCTTGATGTTGTAACATATAACATAATGCTCAGCGGCCTCTGCAAGCAAAGTATGTCACTGGAAGCCAATAAATTGCTCATGGAAATGGAAGAAAAAGGCTGCATACCCGACTCGATCTCATTTAATACCCTTATTCATGGACTCTTACGTGAAAAGGAGGTTGAAAAAGCAATGAATCGTTTGGAAGAAATGCGCAGAAGGAATTTCTCAGCAGATGAAGGAGTCACTTCATTACTGCTACGCCTTGCCATGAAGGATGAACAATGTCGTGCAGCTCTCGAGTCCCTTCCAGAGGTTATCTGA
- the LOC107940181 gene encoding transcription factor bHLH92 produces the protein MDELIKLLLGEHGTIWYETTPVLQPVRPSAFQPYPKTPRTEPWLEADGCNNGVRSGNINKRLIEFLRKTNWVSVISKDEKKQRCLKHMMKERIRREKQKKCYFALYSMLPLGTKNDKNSIVQTATMTVRELEMEREELQRNNNELLVNLGGNANNEGAKIRARIDDPSYEIDYMLAVLKCLKTLDSKRGMIRTTVYNQELVLDLATKMKAADVENAINRTLQEVERKLEERRSI, from the exons ATGGATGAGCTGATAAAACTACTATTAGGTGAACATGGAACAATATGGTACGAAACAACCCCTGTTCTTCAACCTGTTAGACCAAGCGCTTTTCAGCCATATCCAAAAACACCAAGAACCGAACCATGGTTGGAAGCCGATGGATGTAATAATGGAGTGAGATCAGGGAACATAAACAAGAGATTGATCGAGTTCTTGAGGAAAACAAATTGGGTTTCAGTCATATCCAAAGACGAAAAAAAACAGAGGTGTCTTAAGCACATGATGAAAGAGAGAATAAGAAGAGAAAAGCAGAAAAAATGCTACTTCGCCTTGTATTCAATGCTTCCTCTTGGAACAAAG AACGATAAGAACTCGATAGTTCAAACGGCAACCATGACAGTTCGAGAGCTGGAAATGGAGAGGGAGGAATTGCAGAGGAACAACAACGAATTGCTTGTAAATTTGGGTGGCAATGCCAATAATGAAGGAGCCAAGATTAGAGCAAGGATAGATGATCCAAGTTATGAGATTGATTACATGTTGGCGGTTTTGAAGTGCTTGAAGACATTGGATTCGAAACGCGGAATGATCCGAACAACGGTTTATAATCAAGAACTGGTTTTGGATCTTGCAACTAAG ATGAAAGCTGCCGATGTAGAAAATGCTATAAATAGAACATTGCAAGAAGTGGAGAGGAAGCTTGAGGAACGTAGGAGCATATGA
- the LOC107940162 gene encoding uncharacterized protein At2g34160 has translation MESTVAEEVSESPMAQEEAKNEATIIAGDDGNMENGKNPVLVAVVTAAEVASLISPARTVESPQEIENMKNEKKKKQKKEVQVSNTKKPFIFYLNRAKRYINEFNEVELCGLGMAIPTVVTIAEILKRNGFAIQKGIMTSTVLSTQEDRKGRQIEKAKIEIVLGKAEKFGAMNAVVTPKKAAD, from the exons ATGGAGTCGACTGTTGCAGAAGAAGTTTCAGAGAGCCCTATGGCCCAAGAAGAAGCCAAGAACGAAGCGACCATCATCGCCGGCGACGATGGCAACATGGAGAACGGCAAGAACCCAGTATTAGTCGCTGTAGTTACCGCTGCCGAGGTTGCTTCCCTCATTTCTCCTGCGAGAACTGTCGAGTCGCCACAAGAGATCGAGAATATGAAgaatgaaaagaagaagaagcagaagaAGGAGGTCCAAGTTTCCAATACCAAGAAACCCTTCATCTTCTATCTCAATCGTgctaag AGGTACATAAATGAGTTCAATGAAGTTGAGCTTTGCGGCTTAGGAATGG CTATTCCAACTGTTGTCACTATAGCTGAGATCCTCAAGCGAAATGGATTCGCAATCCAAAAAG GGATAATGACATCAACTGTACTCAGCACCCAGGAGGATCGAAAGGGCCGTCAGATTGAGAAAGCTAAG ATTGAGATTGTGCTGGGAAAAGCTGAGAAATTTGGTGCCATGAATGCAGTTGTAACCCCAAAGAAAGCTGCTGATTAG
- the LOC107940167 gene encoding sec-independent protein translocase protein TatB, translating into MFGISYGELFLLIGATAALVGPKDLPKIAKVAGRLAGRSIGYVQLARGQFDNVMQQSQARQVTKELQDTMAQLDAIRHEIRSLSLMNPGPMTRRLMENPPELASDSNGTVPSEKCEEDKNSADAVKKDHTPKSLASTDLHSKATAYARLAESEAVKAGSGRFSVEDKNLNYEIGDFSVLPISAESAGLLPDRKESAKGSDLVLEAVVEAEVAHNAKEFFSLPQNQIQ; encoded by the exons ATGTTTGGTATCTCATACGGGGAGCTCTTCCTTTTGATCGGAGCCACTGCTGCTCTAGTTG GACCGAAGGATCTGCCTAAAATTGCAAAAGTAGCTGGAAGATTAGCAGGTCGATCAATTGGATATGTTCAATTAGCTCGTGGTCAGTTCGATAATGTTATGCAACAATCTCAAGCTCGTCAG GTTACCAAAGAGCTTCAAGATACAATGGCACAACTAGATGCAATTCGGCATGAAATACGGAGTTTATCTCTTATGAATCCTGGTCCTATGACTAGAAGACTGATGGAAAATCCTCCAGAGCTTGCTTCTGATAGTAATG GTACAGTTCCATCTGAGAAATGTGAAGAAGACAAGAATTCAGCTGATGCTGTGAAGAAG GATCATACTCCAAAGTCTTTGGCTTCAACTGATTTGCATAGCAAAGCAACTGCCTATGCAAGATTGGCCGAATCCGAAGCTGTTAAAGCTGGTTCAGGGAGATTCAGTGTAGAAGACAAAAATCTTAATTATGAAATTGGTGATTTCTCGGTTCTTCCAATTTCAGCTGAAAGTGCTGGACTCCTTCCAGATCGGAAAG AAAGTGCAAAAGGATCAGACCTTGTGTTGGAAGCAGTAGTGGAGGCCGAGGTGGCACATAATGCCAAGGAATTCTTTTCTCTGCCTCAAAATCAAATACAGTAA
- the LOC107940160 gene encoding pentatricopeptide repeat-containing protein At1g12300, mitochondrial isoform X2 yields MYRKLNVEGIKPNLYTLSILMNSCCQLKQMSSGFCVFGEIIKRGFEPDLVTVSILLKGMCADGKVLDAVQVFDKMCERGFQGDGVIYGILINGLCSFGHPGMALELHRKMENSNCQGTLLTFSMVIDAFCKDGMVDEAASVFSEMVLKQISPDAVVYGSLIHGFCRLGRLKEAVNVFDEMVSRGLTPDLIMYNTLIHGFCQVGMWGEAVKIFNRMVENGISPDVVTFTTLIDSLGKEGKTGEAQRILDLMIRRGAKPDIRTYNSLLSGLCSNGHLDEATKLFGLIVDQGLKLDAFSYNIMISGYCKSWKMDEAFELFQKMHDNGIKPTIVTYNTLIGMLFQEGQVSTAEKMFNEMHVYGQSPALSTYTVMLDGLCKHGHIEEALDLFHSLESTNKKLSIEHFSILIDGMWRAGKSEEARKMFTEISEKGLSLDVVTYNIMLSGLCKQSMSLEANKLLMEMEEKGCIPDSISFNTLIHGLLREKEVEKAMNRLEEMRRRNFSADEGVTSLLLRLAMKDEQCRAALESLPEVI; encoded by the coding sequence ATGTATAGGAAGTTGAATGTTGAAGGGATTAAACCAAATTTGTATACTTTAAGCATTTTGATGAATAGTTGCTGTCAATTAAAACAAATGAGCTCTGGGTTTTGTGTTTTTGGTGAGATTATAAAGAGGGGATTTGAGCCTGATTTGGTTACTGTTAGCATTTTGTTGAAGGGTATGTGTGCGGATGGTAAGGTTTTAGATGCAGTTCAAGTATTTGATAAAATGTGTGAAAGAGGGTTTCAAGGGGACGGTGTTATATATGGGATTCTAATTAACGGGCTTTGTTCTTTTGGTCATCCGGGTATGGCTCTAGAATTGCACAGGAAGATGGAAAATAGTAACTGTCAAGGGACTTTGCTGACGTTTAGTATGGTTATTGATGCTTTTTGTAAAGATGGGATGGTTGATGAGGCAGCGAGTGTGTTTTCCGAAATGGTTTTGAAACAAATTAGTCCTGATGCTGTTGTTTATGGTTCTTTGATCCATGGGTTTTGTCGTCTAGGTAGGTTGAAAGAAGCTGTTAATGTTTTTGATGAAATGGTTAGTCGAGGACTCACTCCGGATTTGATCATGTATAACACTTTGATTCATGGTTTTTGCCAAGTGGGAATGTGGGGAGAAGCTGTGAAAATTTTCAATCGGATGGTTGAAAATGGAATTTCTCCGGATGTGGTAACCTTCACAACTTTGATAGATTCTCTAGGCAAAGAAGGAAAGACAGGAGAAGCTCAAAGGATACTTGATTTGATGATTCGACGGGGGGCGAAGCCAGACATACGAACTTATAATTCACTCTTGAGTGGATTATGTTCAAACGGTCACTTAGATGAGGCAACCAAACTCTTTGGTTTGATAGTTGATCAAGGTCTTAAGCTTGACGCATTTAGCTACAATATAATGATTAGTGGCTATTGCAAGAGTTGGAAGATGGATGAAGCTTTTGAACTCTTTCAGAAGATGCATGACAATGGAATTAAGCCGACTATAGTGACTTACAACACACTCATAGGAATGCTTTTCCAAGAAGGGCAAGTGAGCACTGCAGAAAAGATGTTTAATGAGATGCATGTTTATGGTCAGTCTCCAGCGTTATCTACATATACTGTCATGTTGGATGGGCTATGCAAGCATGGCCACATTGAGGAGGCTCTTGATCTCTTTCATTCGCTTGAAAGTACCAATAAAAAACTGAGCATTGAACATTTCAGCATACTAATTGATGGAATGTGGAGAGCTGGAAAATCAGAAGAAGCTAGGAAAATGTTTACTGAAATTTCTGAGAAAGGGTTGTCTCTTGATGTTGTAACATATAACATAATGCTCAGCGGCCTCTGCAAGCAAAGTATGTCACTGGAAGCCAATAAATTGCTCATGGAAATGGAAGAAAAAGGCTGCATACCCGACTCGATCTCATTTAATACCCTTATTCATGGACTCTTACGTGAAAAGGAGGTTGAAAAAGCAATGAATCGTTTGGAAGAAATGCGCAGAAGGAATTTCTCAGCAGATGAAGGAGTCACTTCATTACTGCTACGCCTTGCCATGAAGGATGAACAATGTCGTGCAGCTCTCGAGTCCCTTCCAGAGGTTATCTGA